The Quercus lobata isolate SW786 chromosome 4, ValleyOak3.0 Primary Assembly, whole genome shotgun sequence genome segment attttttaaaattttaatgaagtggCGCATAGTACACTTAGTCCTAAATCTTTTGAGGCTGACTATGGATACTCAATAAATTAGTTAGGGTTGATCATATGTTagatccaaaaaataaaaccttaacATTGAAATAGATTCCCTCCATTTTAATGTGTTTATACAAACACACCCTcttgcaatttaaatatttaaacaacTGCATAGCTTTTGATTTTAAatcatcttaaaatttttaagtatatAAAGTATAAGACGAAAATCTAACTTAATgatagatttgttaaaattcgtatccaataaaaaaaatattgagttgtATAAGATAGTTTAGAGTTGAACCAagtttatctctctctctctctctctctctctctctctctctctctatatatatatatatatatatatatatatatacacacacacacacactagtcTATCTTCCAGGCATCCCGGAGACCAAGAGAGAGGGAAGTTAGTTTAATGGACGTATAGGGAAATGGACTTAGTTTAATGGGTGTCTAGCTAgccaacaaaatataaactggCATTTGATTCTTAATTTGGTTGCTACAGTGTTCCTCTATTCGCTCAAGTCTTCGTCAACTAAAAACATTGGTAATTGATCATTATTATCAATACATAAAAATTCTCAAATCCTATATTAAATAATCAAGTTGCtgaaaaatagtaaagaaagcAAGTTGCTGTAATTTCAAGAGGGAGTAGTTGTTCTTATACATAAGCAGTAGTGTAGGTGTCTAATCATTTCTTCAAGTGATAGCTACCGCACAATGGCACGCACAGGCAGCAGTTTTGGAAGACATAACCCTCAACTTCTGTAAGTAATTAGTTTATATCTGGATCACATTCTTCGTTTCCATGCATGGCAGTGtggtgaagttttttttttttaatgttttttttttaaaatgtcatcatttgttttcaataaaaagttatttttcacCACTGTTTTGTACACACGGATCAGACGCTAGTCGTGTTGAGGTTTTCTGAAGACACCATGAATATAAAGTATGTTAGTTAACtaggagaggaaaaagaaacaCTATTTTTTTGGTTCCTTATAAAGTAGTTAAGaccaataaaaaattctaatctCATTTTTTCAccaatagtttttatttttgaagaacCCCAATCAAACTACTGGAGTGGTGAGCTCTTTCAAAAAAcgtatgactttttttttttttggttacaagTCTCGTAGGTTGTTTATGCAGTGTATGGACTTACAATTAATAAAAGCAGAAAGTAACTTTCAAGTAGtctaaaatttgaatattttttaaaatattttttatttgatttgtaatttatttaatttgttgatAGTGGAGTGAAAATTAAACtacatattattaattaatggttAAGATTGATAATGGAATTCCATTTTGTTTGAAGTTATTTAAGATAGTGATTGGACTCTAACGACgctattaaaaagaaaagaaaatgagttaTAAAAGGTTACGTTGTTTTGTGTTGTGCTTTTTACACACACTCACATGAAAGAGCCCCAGATTGTAtcgtctatatatatatataaaaccgaaacctctgctggcatcacaattttccacgtcagcacaatatttagaaaataaaaaataaaaataaaaacattataacacctcaaaaccctagcaaccttacccctctctcaagttaagaaatataaaaccacagtttctgcaaacactctctctccaaatgtaaatatcaacccctttaatttctctttatatttttgaggtttctatagagttatagtgagttatgctgactttgttttttgtgtgtgtgtgtgtgtatagatggtcataatactccggtattctaagagaagtttgtgttttcgttaattgaagaccttagagagataagtgttgcaaTTTGGAATagcaatacaaaagacgatttcattggcagcggaaagtaattactttgtctcatatttttgttttttgaattgattttgtgtgctttttagacccttttggatcaattttgttaattggtgtttttttttttttttttttgatagggtccaattggggaaggttctttcaaagggttacgatGACCAcacttggtgtctgtatactaatagtggggggtaagtgctataaattactaacccttttaagtgtataatctatttctaaaattatctataatattttgtcctccgaaaattttatctttttaattttagtatattgtgtttcttaagttatagacagattttctttgtttcttattttcaataataaatcattttattgcaataccggtaattatttgagaaatccaatatgttcatatctctatagaatagagaatagtagaagccaattttattacaactacttaaattgagttgacttaattccgtacaattacaaagtatagcatgaaagataatggaattaattgttgtaatttttattttctttccatgttttgaatttccatgtttttattgttgcaatacaaaagacgatttcattggcagcggaaagtaattactttgtctcatatttttgttttttgaattgattttgtatgctttttagacccttttggatcaattttgttaattgggtgttttttttttttgatagggtccaattggggaaggttctttcaaagggttacgacgaccgcacttggtgtctgtatactaatagtggggggtaagtACTATAAATTACTAACTCTTTTAAgtgtattagttagaattattttcaaatgattataccaaaaaaagtgaatgtgtataaattttgtttaactatcccgtgcatcgcacgggttagcgactagtatatatgaaaaatctataaaattctTTATGAATTTGTTCATTTGTATACCGAACCCATGGAGTggaatttatattttacatgtattaagaaaatcatgaaatttctgatggattctttttttctcaaaattatctGTTTTTATTAGTTGACATAGTCAAAGCTATGATTGTAAAGTTTTGATAACTATTTGTTGTGTGTAGCCAATAATAGTAAGtttatgcaaaataaaaataaaaaactaaaagaaacaaTAACATTGGAAATGCAAAGATTTACGTTATTAGTTTTTAGGCTTTAAATTGATGTCTTCGTGGCCGTCATTGCTAAGAAAATAAGAAGATTATAAAAGTGTCACAAAAGTACTCTTACAAGACCCAAGCTTCATTTGCACCCAAATAGcgctctctctccctcaccaTAAATAACACACAACATGAATTCCTAATTCTCTAAAGTACTTGGTAAATTAAACCCTAGATTAACCTTAAGGTTACTTAAACTAGCATTAATGGTAGTATAAGTTGAATTATTATCACTTCGTTCACACTACATGTCACGTAGAGAAAAAATACGGGTTATATCTACATAGTACATGTATCAATCCCAATAATCTAGGGTAGTACATACAAATAGGTCCTAGTACAATAAATCTAAACTAAGATAACTGATTTCAGTATAGAATTAGATTGGGTTTGATATGTCTGACACCCATCCTCAAACCTAATGCTGATCATTTTAGACCAAATTGGATGTGTATAACCATGCTTGACGTGGaattgaaaatgtgaaaaagatGTTGACTGCAGTAGTTAGTGATGGTCGATGACGGAATATGGTTGTAGAATAGTTGCAATGGTCAGATAATGGTAGTACCAATGCCAAATTGATGGATCAATAGATGAGAGTGTTGCTAATGGCTGGATAATAACAGTACTAGCAGCTACAATAATGACATTAGTTGTGGATAGCATTTCCAGTGATTAGTCGGCAATTGATTTTGAGGGTTGCATCTACCTCTAAAAGGCACATGAGGGAGTTGTTTCTAGATTCTGATAGTAGTGATATCGATGTTCTGTAGATATACTATTAATCTTTTCGAGTGGTGTGATTTGTGACTCAAAATTAATAGTGCCCAGaagatttgaaaattataatttataagggGCAAAAAAACAAGTAGAGGCCAAAGAAGACTATAAATACTCTTAACACCATGTTAGAATTGGGGAGAGATGTAACATGGTTCATCCTAAGAACTTATGTCCACAACTTGAAGCCTTTAACAACTATAcctttaatatataaattttaaaatataaattttttgataatataatcaaATCTAATAACCAATAAagtagtaaaaatatttttaaaaattaaattacatgaaaaatgtatattatgtaagttttttttttcctgaaaaaaaaagatattataaatgatttttaaaaatcatggCAAGTTTGAAATTTCTAGAAACTCTTAgtagtaaaattgtaatttaattatatgtgtgtgtgtgtgtggcacTTAAAAATCTTTCCATTATACTTGCTAACATATATAGTAGAAGAAGTactaatcatatataaatttcttgtatatatgaccaaaaacaaattctatatattacaaaaatgtAAGTATTTAGACTACAATGtaaatatttacttataaatCATAGCCACTTTAATGTTGCCATAAGTGAGGAAATAATTTGTATAATCAATTAAGAAcaccaaatcaaaaaataatatcaataatcaagatgaattgcattatctaattttttttttaaatcatataatttaagcaataattgaaatttgtttatagaaaaatagatacccataaaaaaatgaagatagcTTTTCTCACATAAATCTCATAATTTCATATGGTAGATGAGTTCCATCCCAAATAGATTCAGTGATAAAATtttcactaaaataaaaattccataaattatatatatatatatatatatatatatatataaaagtatctAAACCTAATTTTAGGGTACCGcaatcaaaataatttcaaaaatagataaataaaagtgcataaagagaaacaaaaattgtataaaagtgcattatgtaaaatatttaaaaaaaaaaatcatagaatttaagtaataattgaactatgttaatagaaaaatagaaacgcaatatatatatatatatatatatatatatatataaataaagaaggTAGCTATTCTCACCAAAAAAGCAAAATCCTTCCTTCTAAAGTTCTTTacttaattttggttttttattgattgattttagcattcttaaatagtagagtagagtagactTAGTAGAGTTTTAGTTCAACTCAATTTCTCTTGGAATCAAACTTAATTTGTGGAGGTGTGGAAAATAATCACATTAACTCAATCatgtattactttttcttttttttttttttttacgtgtagtaatttggtttttttattgattgattttagcgTTCTTAAATAGTATTAGTTCAACTCAATTTATCTTGGattcaaacttaatttgtgGAGGTGTGAAAAATAATcatgttgcttttttttttttaatccaaaaaatattgtagcTAATAggtgtagtaatataatttaaatgaagaaaaagattagatgaagatgaagattctagattgtaatcaaattaagaagaaatagatgaagaaaagaatttggattgtaattaaattaagatttttatcaatttagaaattgtaggtgaagaagataagaaaaaaaaaattatatctaattttttttttttatgtggaataatttggttattttttattttttattgattgattttagcatTCTTAAATAGTTTTAGTTCAACTCAATATCTCTTGGattcaaacttaatttgtgGAGGTGAGAAAAATAATCACCTTAACTCAATCAtatatcaccttttttttttttttttttttttttttaaatccaaaagaagataaggaaaagaaaatatctattttttttaaaatatataaatattgctGCAATTTAAGATGTATTAGACCTCTTTAATTGCAAGTTGAAACCGTATACACTGTTTTTATGGCAAACAAACATCTCAAAGCCCAATCCATAGGTGCAAGTGTTTGGATTACACTACATTGCAACCTTAGACAAAAAGTCTAaagttaatctaattttatttcaattgaaATACATAATTCTTAAAGGAAACTGCACAGAGACATATCTCCAACCTATTTAATTACATATTAAGCACAATAAATGTAATtcaattgtaatcaaattaagatttgtaTCACTCTCTCCTCGAGTAGGAGCGGTCTCTCTCATCTGCGGATGAGCCTTCCCTCTCTAAGGATTACCCTTAGGGTTTAGCCTATTCTCTAACATATTGACGGTGTAGTTGGTCCCACAACTTCTTACTGCTATCTAGATGGCAGAAGAGGTAATAGACAGGTTGGAGAACATGTCTCTAACAGTGGAGGAAGAAGAAACCATTGCGATATCAGATGAAGGAAGATTAAGGGAGATTGAAAGCTGCAACTTAAGCCTGGTCGGAAGGTTTCTCACTTGTAAACCTTTCAACAAAAGAGCAGCAAAAGCCACTTTACGAAGGGCCTGGGGCTTGAATGAAGGACTCCAGATTGTTGAAGTGGGGGAGAATCTCTtccaatttaaattcaaaacgGAGTTTGATATGGAGAGAATAATTCATGACGGCCCATGGACGTTTGATAATCAAATTCTTTTGGTACAAAAATGGCAAAAAGGCATGACAGCAAAGAACATTTGTCTGGACTCGGCATCTCTCTGGATTCAAATCTGGGATGCACCATTCGATATGGTGTCTCCCACGGTGGCTATGGAGGTCGGTGGCAGACTCGGTAAAGTGGAAGAAGTTGAGAGAAGGAGGAATATGGAcgatcaaaatatttttatgaggGTCAAGGTGGCATTGCCTATCTCTAAACCCCTTAGGCGGGGGGCCTTCCTAGCTAGTGCAGACGGCGAAAGGACATGGTGCAAATTCAAGTACGAGAGGCTGCCATTTTTCTGTCACTATTGTGGAATGCTTGGACACGACATTCGGCACTGCACTAAGCATTTTACAGCAGCCAAACAAAGTGGAGAGGTGAAATGTCAATACGGGGATTGGATGAGAGCTTCTGGAGGCCGTTCATGGTCGTCACCGAAGCGAACCACTAAGGGATCAGTGAGTTCAACCAGGGAAGAGGAAGCGGCGCAAGAGGGTGGTGGCGGTAATACAAATCAGGCGGAAGTGATGGGGACGGCGCCGGAGAAGCCTAACGCAAACCCTAGGCATGAAGGTGAGATGGAAAGAAGCGCAAAATCCGGGTTGCATTTAGAAGGCCATCAATGCTCTCCCAAGATTCTCGGAGACGTTGAGGAAAATTTGGAAACAAGAAAACGTAATACGAAGGGTAACGGCACTGAGGTACAAGGTTTGAATTCTGATTCATCTCACGTGCTCCTTCAAAATGACCACGTGCAGGAGCTTAATTCCAGTGGGCCTACGGACTCAAAAGCCAAGCCCAAGTGGACTCGTGTGGTCCGTATGGACAGTGGGCCGGTGCAAGTTAAAAAAGACTGCCCAGAATCATTGTTGGGTAAGAGAAGGATTAAATATGCTGAGGAACCTGAAGGAGAACACGATGTTACAGTGAGAGCAGCAAAACAGGGGAGGTTCGAAGACAGAGATGCAAACCATGACGAAGAAACGGCGAGGGTGGAGAGCCGCCCTTGCCGGACACAATGAAGATATTAAGCtggaactgccaagggcttgggaacccttggacagTTCGAAGCCTGCGCGACATCGTGCGGGTTCAAGCGCCTACAGTTTGCTTTTTAATGGAAACTAGATTAGACAAGGAGGGGTTTGACAGACAGTTAGGGGACTTACCGTTTCCAAACAAAATCATAGTGAAGCAACCGAATTCAGGAGGGGGTTTAGCATTGATTTGGAGAGCAGGAGTGCAGATGGAGCTTATCAATTTCACCATGAACCACATTCTTGTCAAAGTTACGGCAGAAGATGGGTTCGTCTGGTTTCTCACCGGCTTTTATGGGTGGCCTGAAGCTTGCCAACGGGGTAAGTCTTGGGCTTTGCTCAATCATCTGAGATCATTTGTTGATGGGCCATGGGTTTGTATAGGTGATTTTAATGCCATCCTCAACTCATCGGAGAAATTAAGCAATACACCGCCACAACAGAGGCTTATGGATGACTTCCGGCAGGCGTTGGACATGGTTCATTTGTTTGACTTAGGCTTTGAAGGGTACCCATTTACTTGGAACAACAGACGACCGGGATACGCAAACACTAAACAGAGGCTAGACAGGGCGGTAGGGAATGAGGCTTGGAGAGCAAAATTCTGTTTTTCTAAGGTAACTCATCTATCCTCATATGCCTCTGATCATCTTCCAATTGTGCTCCATGTGAAGGGCGGGAAAAAATGGCAAGGACGGGTTTGTCGTGGCTTTAAGTTTGAGGAGGCGTGGCTTCTATGGGATGACTGTGAGGCAGTGGTAGAGGAGGCTTGGGGTAAGGGAGGTGTTCGGCCAAATGCCTTAGAGACAACAAgacaaaaaattgaaacctGTGGGGCGGATTTGTTGGCATAGGGTTCATCTAAAACCCATCCGGCAAATGAGGAAGTCAAGCAACTCCAGAAGAGAATTGAAGTGTTGAATTGTAGTGACTATAATGAGGAATGTAAGACAGAGCTATTGGTTCTGAGTAGGAAGCTGGATGATCTACTACGTAAGCAAGAAATTTTTTGGGCACAGAGATCTAGGATCTCTTGGTTGAAGCATGGCGACAGAAATACAAGGTTTTTTCACCAAAAGGCCtcgcaaagaagaagaaggaattaCATACAGAGGATAAGGGATGCAGACAACAATTGGGTTGAAACAATGGAGGATATTGCAGGGGTAGCGATAGACTACTTTCAAAAAATCTTTACAGCAGGGGAATGTGACCGGATGGATGACTGCCTTAATGCAGTGCCCCAAAAAATTACTGCTGAGATGCATCAAACCTTGACCAGTGAGTTTAGTGCAGACGAAGTCAAAGCGGCGCTGTTTCAAATGGCACCAACAAAGGCCCCAGGTCCGGATGGTATGAATGCtctatttttccaaaaatattggCACATTGTTGGTAATAATGTAATAGATGCTGTGTTGGGTTTTCTTGAGTCTGGTCACATGGTTAATGGAATTAATGCTACTAATATTGTTCTTATACCGAAAGTTAAATGCCCTGAAAAAATGTCTGATTTTCGCCCAATTAGCCTCTGTAATGTGTTATATAAAATCATCTCTAAAGTCTTAGCAAATAGACTAAAATTGATTCTGCCACAAATCATATCACCCACACAAAGTGCCTTTGTTCCTGGAAGACTCATCACAGATAATGTTTTACTAGCATATGAGACTCTTCATACTATGCATAgtaaaaaaaggggaaaaacaGGCTCTCTTGCTTTGAAATTGGATGTTAGCAAAgcctatgatagggtggaatggGATTTCCTCCGTGGCATTATGACTAAGTTGGGTTTTCCTGGACACTGGATCAGGTTGGTGATGGCTTGTGTCTCCTCACCTTCCTTCTCTATTCTTATTAACGGCAAACCTTTTGGAAATATTACCCCCTCTAGAGGGCTCCGCCAAGGAGACCCTCTATCAccttatttgtttctcttgtgTGCAGAAGGGTTCACTTCCTTATTAGCAAAAGCTGAGTTGGAAGGGAGGATTCATGGTGTTGCTATTTGTAGGAGAGCGCCAATGATTTCTCATTTGCTCTTTGCTGATGATTCATTGTTGTTCTGCAAAGCATCTCAACAGGAAGTCCAGGTGATAAATGAGCTCCTTCAAACCTATGCTAATGCTTCGGGGCAGATGATTAATATGGAGAAGTCCTCAATATTTTTCAGCGGCAACACTCCAGGGGGCATGAGGGACTGGATAAAGGAGAAGTTGGCtgtaaatgaagtggtaaagtTTGAAAATTACCTGGGGCTGCCGACATTGGTTGGAAGGGCAAAGAACCAAACTTTTGCCTACCTTAAAGAAAGAGTGtggaaaaaattacaaggttGGAAAGGAAAGCTACTGTCCAAGGCCGGAAAA includes the following:
- the LOC115985243 gene encoding uncharacterized protein LOC115985243; translation: MKILSWNCQGLGNPWTVRSLRDIVRVQAPTVCFLMETRLDKEGFDRQLGDLPFPNKIIVKQPNSGGGLALIWRAGVQMELINFTMNHILVKVTAEDGFVWFLTGFYGWPEACQRGKSWALLNHLRSFVDGPWVCIGDFNAILNSSEKLSNTPPQQRLMDDFRQALDMVHLFDLGFEGYPFTWNNRRPGYANTKQRLDRAVGNEAWRAKFCFSKVTHLSSYASDHLPIVLHVKGGKKWQGRVCRGFKFEEAWLLWDDCEAVVEEAWGKGGVRPNALETTRQKIETCGADLLA